A region of the Pempheris klunzingeri isolate RE-2024b chromosome 21, fPemKlu1.hap1, whole genome shotgun sequence genome:
GGTTAACATCATCTACATATAGAGGAGTACTAGGGCTAGCTATAAGCCaggcatttctttttttatgcatATCATAAATGAAGTTGAAATATCAAGAATTAAGTCGAGGGAACAGGCTTACCTTAGTGATGTGATGCTCAAGGACGTAGGCAGTCTGGCAGCTGGAGGGCAGTCGGTTGCTCTCCAAACTTGGTGTGAAGGTCCAGGGGAGTTGACTTTATCTTTCATATTTCgactttattctcaaaatgcaaaaaaataaaaccttccTCCTTTCACGTTTTATCCTACTGCCTGCCTCTAATGCTCCTCCATACTGGCACTTCATGTAATGTGAACCAGGTTGTTTGCAACTGCAACGATTAATCTGTTAGTTGTCAACTATTAAATTAATCACCAACTATTTTcgaatttttttttcccaaaataaACCTCTCTGATTTCAGCATTtctaaatgtgaatattttctgaataTCTTAGGGTTGTGGAcacaacaagacatttgaggacgtcaTCTTGGTCTTTGACAAACACTGATTGACATTTCtgaccattttctgacattctatagaccaaacaactaatcgattaatcctgaatataaaaatcaacaataaaaataatcaataaccCTACTTGGTTACTGGAATTAACACTTGGTTGGTTATGAACTTGAACGTGGACTTCATCACAGAATACTGTGAAAAGATTTCCCCCAAGAGTGGAAGCTGTTGTAGCAACAAAGCGACATGTTCAATAACCACACATGGATGTAATATTCAGCTGCCCACAAAAGTTTGgctctgtagtgtgtgtgtataatacaatataaaaaaatgacaaagcgGAGAAAACACTCCTCCGCTCCGTTCGGGGGAAAGACACAGAGGGACGCTGATCCGGATCAGAGGGCAAAGTTCTCTGTCAAATCTGGCCCGACTTTCCATCTATTTTAACAACTGCAGTCATAAGCAATCCTGGAGATCTATGAAACGtatcttcctccttcctctccccgCAGCTGCTGAGGCAGCACCTGGATTTAAATGACTCGACTGATAGCCACAGAGACGGGATTCATTTCTGGACTCTCCTGTTATGGATGGTGTGACgtcggaggggggggggggaactaCCCCCATGGCCACTCCACCCCTGCTCTGTATTACATGATGCTTCCTCTGACAGATGCTGCCTGAGAAGGGCAATGTGTCTTTCTCTAAACTTACAGAAAACCACATCACCATCCTCTTATACGCAAGCTGTCATTGTGCCATATCGtgataattcttttttttttttttgctacaaGTCTCTAAATACGTCTCCAGACTTAATTTTAGAAATACTTTTCCATTCACTCCTTTCCAAAACAACTTTTCTTTATGTaagaatatatattatacagtgtagtacagtaaAAGTGCATATATTCATAGTTTCAGAAAGGTAATTTCCTTGCTTCTGCCTTGCAGATATCGTAGCAGCGGCACAGTTCACTGTGttggtcaaacattttctgaaatgtCTCAGTTATCAGATGTTTCTGgggtataaaaaaaatcacaatgctCTTCCTTGTTGATACAGTCAGGTGGAAACTTGAGCTCAAAGTTGTCCTCCACAAGAAACTCGTCAAGTAGAatctcccaaaatgtcaaactcttcCTTTAATACTGTCATTCTCAAGAGTGTAAAGACAGTTTTAACAGCAGTTTTCGAGGCGATACAGACCCGAATGTTAGCAGCTGGTGAgcacatgaaacagaaaaggcccgaagaagtttttttttaaagcagaaataagCCTTTCTACCTTCAGTAATTAGTAGCTAATGAGTCAGCGGACACTGATAGGAGGAGTGCGCCAGCTGCCTGTGGACTGTGAAACACATGGAGATGAGTTCATTAGCTTTATGTTAATGCCACGCTGTGAGATCTGTCATGTAGCTTCTGTAGCTCTACAGCTATCTTCACACCTGCAGGGAAAAGTAATAAGAAAAAAGGATGACGTAAATAAAACTCTGTCATACAATTAAAAGGTCAAAGGAAATATACTGCAAGTATATACCGTCACAGCACATTTCACGAGCATACAATTAACTTAAAGCAGATAATTATCTCCCTGACTGCAGATATTGATTTCACATCACGTTTTACTGGCTTATTTGACCTTCTGACTTGGCCAGGAAGTAATTCCCCTTAGTGATACCCATATACTGTTACTGAAACTGTTTACAGCAGTGTTGGCCAAGAGGTAGACATCCCCATCTAGTGGGCCTGGCCTCTAGATAATGATGTGAAGAAGTGTCCCATAATCAATAGGCTTTAAATCGAGTCGGATTTAACAGTTTAGAGCTCTATTACAGTATAACCAGAGTGAATGTGCTTCTCAGGCCTGCAGGCTCAGGCAGGCTTTAGCCTTTTAGATTCTGTCTTTCAAAtcaattttcattcatttttcttcccattttttttgcaaaactTGAATGTTTTTGTCTAAATTTGACACATGAcgaatgcatttttttaaaatcatcactTCTGACGTAAATTAGCGTTAATCTAAGATGGACGTTCACAAAAAGCTCAAATAATCCTACATAACTTTCAAGAAGGAGTCCTGTATCATGCTCTCCACCTCTTCTACCAACACACTGTAATCTGCTTGGCAAACCGAGTGTCccctcctgcctctctcctccaggcATTTCATCACGTCTCTGTGCATTTCTGGTCTGCATGCGGTCGATCCGAGTGTCTTCAGCTGCTCAACAGGATCCTCTGGAATATTTTGGATTTGTAAGGCTTTGAACACAGCGGGAGCAAATTTCCCACAGTGAGCAGTGGAACAAAGCACCACGGGGCACGAACGGTCCTGCAGCCTATCCGCCACGACTTTAGCCACGGcggtgtgtgtgtccatgacGTAGCCCGTCTGTGCATGAAGGCTGTGGATGGCGGCTAAGCAGTCGTCTTCAGAGCACCAGCCAGCCAGCACTTCCTGCTGTATCCTGCCAAGGAGAGGCTCAAGAACCTGAAAGTGCTGCTGCGTATCTAAGCGTGTGAAGAGCTCCTTGACAAGGCGCCCGTCGCCTTCGGAGACGTGGTAGATAAACCTCTCAAGGTTGGAGGATTTCAGGATATCTATAGCCGGGGAGTGGGACGGCGTCAGAGGCCGTCCCCGGAGATCATACTCACCTGTGGTGATAAAGTCCCTGATGATGCGGTTGTGGTTGGACGCACAGATGACTTTTCTAATCGGGATGCCCATTTGCTTGGCGTACACAGCTGACATGGCATTGCCAAAGTTACCAGTGGGGACGCAAACATCAATGGGCTCCCCGAACTTGATAACACCGTCTCTGCATAGATCCAAATAGGCGGAGGCATGGTACACCACCTACAGGAGGGGGAAAGTTAACAAAACCGTGTTATACTGCCGGTCAGAAACTCAAGACAAGAATatgttgaggaaaaataaactcaacagatgaaaaataaaattaaaacacCAGAATTTATCACCAGAATCAACAGGATTTATCTGTCAGCGTCAGAAAATATGATTGAtggataaatgtgagaaaataatattgacttatttGGTGGCTGATCAAAACTTGAATTTGGATTCATGGTgttattattttctgacatcCTATATAATGTATATCCCGCTTGTTTCATGAATTTTGCAAAATCTAGCTTCCTCTTCTTGCACTCCAAAGATTGTGTTTAGTTTTGAACGATATCACCTGTGTAGCATTTTTACGCAGATCTTGAAGGCTTTTTGCGTGACTGTTAACTAATTACTCATTATTTAGTCATATTTCACACAACATTCTCTGCATTTATTAACTGTAATTTATATTGAATTGTAAATTGAAAACCTTAATAAACAAGTAATCTGAGGAAACCATCTTTACTCATGAACATTATTTTAGAGACTAAAACATCCAGTGATTGatcaaaacaatgaactgatctATCAATAAGCCATTTTTTCTTGCTAAAGAGGAAGCTCCCTTGTTTTTGGGGAGTTTTTAAATCTATAAAGATTGTAAAGCACCCAGAGGCatattgtgatttgtgattttgtgctaaaaaataaaataaaatcagacttGATTTCAGATTATCATgccttttaaaactttaaaaacagtcATCATTAATCTCACTGGTGACTCCTGAGCTTTCTCTGCTATTAAGTGATAATGTCCAACCCACCTGCGGCAACAGCCGAGCCCAGTTGATGGAGTTGGCGGTGCTGAGGACTGTGCCGTACTCCGCAGCGAGGTACCCCGTGAGCCCCGACTCTCCAAACATCCTCTTTATGGTTCTCTGACAGAAGTCGAAGTCTGACAGGACGCTGACGGCCCTGGCGTTGCCCTCCCTGTAGCTCGTCATCTGCAGCTTCTGAATCTCACTCACGCCGTCCTCTGGGAAAAACACCAGCACGCCCGTGCTGTGCCTGTCGGTGCCACTGAGCCTGCTGAAACCACTCAGCACGGCACTTCCTGTGTCTCCGGAGGTGGCTACCAGGATGAGGAAGTTGCACATGGGTGGGAGGCAGTAGGCGAAGAGCTGGGGCATCAGCTGCAAGGCGAGGTCTTTGAATGAGGCGGTGGGGCCGTGAAAAAGCTCCTGCACATACTGATTGTGGATGAGATGTTTTACAGGTGCTACTGCCTCACTAGAAAAGTTAGACCCATATGCTTTGAATACCATCGTCCTGAGATCCAAGGGAGGGACGTCCAATGGGTGTATGCACTTTTCAAGTAAAACTAGCGCTCGCTCTGGGTATGACATGCCAGTGAGTCTCAGCCATTCACGAGCATCAATGTTTGGGAAGCCATTTTTGGGAACATAGAGGCCTCCATCTGTGGCCAGACCCTCGACTACCACATCACTGAAGTATGTTGTCTGATTGGATGATGCCACGCTGTCACTCCTAGTTGACACGTAGGTTTCTGCAGTGTGGTTCTGATATCGCTCCACGGCCTTTAGCACCTTCTCCACCACTTCCTCCACAGTGTCCCCCGTTCCACACAGCACCCTCACGTCGAGCCATTTCTCATAGAACTGCTTCCTGTAAAGCAGGATGTCCCTCATGGACACCCCCACCTCCTGGCCCACAATCCTGTTCACCTTCATCCTGGTGAGTCTTTGTACGATGTCTTCACTGTCCACGTCTAGGTAGATGACCAGTCCAGAGTCTTTGACGTGCTGCATCGCTGCGGTGTGGAGAGGGTTGGAGCCTGTCAGGGAAACAACACAACCAGAGGCAGAGAAGTTACACAAAGCCTGGCCTTCCTCTTCCAGGAAACGCTCCCCGCCGACCGCTGCCAGCTTGGCAGCCACAGGCACCTTCCATGTCTTCTCCAGAACATCGTCATCGACATCAATGACAGGCAGTCCCAGTCTGTGAGCCACTATCCTCCCCACTGTGGTCTTCCCTGCTCCAGGAGGACCCATGAGCAGGATGTTCCTgtcccccagcagggaggcttTGGTGGAAAGCCATGATTTTGATGTTGAAAAGGGATTCAAGTAGCATCTGACAGTTCTTACTGCAAGCTGATTTACATTCAGCAAACCCATTGAGGAGCCAAACGACAGCAGCCTGTTCGCctatgaaaaggaaaataatgttAAAGGCATTAGATGCAGTGCTGCAAGTGGCTGCAACAACTTAGCACGTGTTTAGCAGCCAGGAAAGTAGTACAAGCGATCTGTCATCATCAGTGGCAATTTAATGAGCGACACACTCACGTGAAATGGTGCTTCAAACACGTTTTAGTTGAGTCTGTGTTGACAATCTGGTGTGTTTTAAGGGGAAAAGCACCGTTCTGTAACACATGCTTCACGGAGAGGCGCTACACAAACAACTACGGCTAGCCTGGAGGGACAAACTTGATTCAATTTGGATTATAAGTCCTGTACCACCAAGCTAACTGTTGCTAAAACAAACAGCTGGCATTGGCGATATGCAATCCAACTATGGGGttaataatataacaataataaatccCCTTTAACACAGGGAACCTTTCGCATCGCGGAACCTGCTTGTACTAGTGACCTTTGTGCTGCATTCAAATGCCCCTCGGAACTTTGTAAGTTCAATGTTCGGATTCTAAAGCACGTCTCACACTCTTGTAATGAaaatagtgtgtgttagtgtatgaTATGAGGTGAGAAGAAAATGTAACTAACTGTATAATAAAGGGGGTTATGGATGAAAGCtagatgctaaaaaaaaaaaaacagtccccGATCTTTACTTGGGGACAGCTCAGGTGGGTGCAATTTACTGCTTTTTACAAGAGTCGTAAAATGCAACATTTGCCCCCTGCAGTTGCCTAGCAACGACCCGGCAGCGTGTTGTCAAACAAATCCATCAAGGATTTCTAGCTAATGTTAGTTAGCTCGGTCAAGCTAACgagttgtgtttttaatcgTTTTAACCGTTTCAAGTCCTTCAAAATGTCTGAAGTTGTGTATCCACCGGAAAGCCTCTACAATCTCATACCAAAGGAAGAGGTTTATACTGAAAAAACACCAAGGTACTGAGAGCTAAACATTTTTAGGTCAGATTAACCTAGCTGTATCTGGGTAGGTCATTTAGTTAGTAAGCAGAGACTAGCTAGCTTGTTATACCATGGGTTAACTAGGGAGCAAGGTGTTGGTAAAAGTTGCTTAAACAATACTTAAGTTAATTCCAAAGCTAAACCTAATCGTGTCTAATAGTCTTATTTCagaaatatttagaaatgaatGGGTAATAAGAAGCATTTTTGTGGTTTCCTGGTCAAAACTTACTCTAAATTATATGTAATTGTTGAAGGGAAGTAATCCGAGTTGTATACCTTCAATCAGCCTTATTTTATTCACTTAAATGGCTGTTTTCTCCAATGTGCTGCACCTGAAGGTATATGTCCAAGTATAGGTCAACAGTCGTTCTTGAGAAAAAGACGGCCAAAGACGCAATGAGAACGATGGGACCAGTAAAAGTAGAGGTGCCATCTCCAGACAAATACCTCAAGAAGCATTCAAAAGAGCCCAAGTTACCCGAAAGTGAGTTATCCAATAGACTATTTGACTGTATGTGTGGATGGACTGGATGATTGTGTTATTTACTTTCATAATCATATGTTCTTTCAGTGACACAGCGTACAAGAGAGGGTCGTAACAGGAAACCAGCTGTGCCTACAAGGTCGGACAACCCTACTATGGGCATTCACACTAAGAGGGACTTTATAAAGACGGCTTCAGCAGTGCCAATGAAGCCCCAGCCGATCTGTGTGGACACCAGGAAGGGACACAAGCAGCTCCTTGGGAATTCAGGACTTCTTCCAAAGTACATCAAGAAAAGGGTATTTTTCTACTATGCACACTATACACACCTTTAACAGAAGGGAAAGATGACAAGTCCCACATACAAAAACCTAGAATAAATTCCCCATTTTTATAAGAAACTGGTGCATTTCTGGGGCCCGAATCGATGTTTTATTAAGTATACTGTGAACAAATTGTCTAAAGTTACAGTTCCTATTTGCAGGATTATGGAGAAGTACCTGAGTACCTGCAGAGAGCTCAGAAAGAGTACGACAGTTTTGTGAGAGAACAGAAGGAGCAGGGAGCCATGAAACACCTGTCTGACGAGGAGCGACAAGCCGTCCTCGAGGTACTCAAACACATGGCTTCACAATGGCAATTCTTTCCCTGAAACAGCAGGGGATCACACAAACATCAGGAATGACTGGAGGAGCACAGGAAATTAATTTGATGTGTTCATGTCTTTGAAGTTTTTATGAAAATACTTCTATTCAGTCCTAAAAACCCCAAATAAAAATGGCCTTAGTATGTCTGTCATggctgattattattatttgtgcaTATTCAAAAAGAGGCTTGGAGAGTATGCACAGCAAAAtcaggtgtaaaaaaaacatttttaggtATTTCTGAATTGCTATAAGAGCCCAATGATTTTTTACGAACAGCTCTCCAATCAGCACTTATCAACTAACAATATTTCCCACACTCACCAACGTCGGAGGATCGGCCCTGTAGCCGTCCCTGTCACAGAAGCAATACCTCTGATTTGCTGTGTAAAAGCCTCGAGTCCTGACAGTTACATTATTAAGATGACGTTATTGTGACAGTGATGGGTCCACTTTCCAGAGCCTGAAGAAGAACTGGGATCAGCTGCACCACAAGTACCAGGGCCTGTCACTCGTCACAGACACCATGTCGAAGAAGTCCCACAAGGAGCGCCTCGAAGTGGCGATGAAGCAGCTGGAGAGCGACATCAACCTCATCGAGAGGTTCAAGACCATCTACATACCCAAGAACTAGGAGATAAAATACACCATACTGTATGGATCagatactgtactgtatgttctgATTCCTCCACCTTTGCTTCAAATATCAAACAGgcttgagaaaaataaaattctgtatttatattttctcatGAGCTGTCAtgtgaacaataaaaaaaaataaattaaattgaaaGCATTGACCGAGCAGAGTTAGCAAAGACATTCAGAATTATCATCAGGGGGCCTTGTAAATGAATGCAGTCTGGCCAGTATCTGAGCTATTTCACTGTGGACTATTGTCATTCCTCTATCTAACACAGTGTGCTCtctttaaaggaacatttaTAATTGAGAGGAGCCTCTGTATTTTAGAGAAGATCCATTTAGAGCTCCAGATAATGACAAACAATACAAATGGAATTTCTCAGAAAACTCCTCCTCCAAAACCGTTGGCTGTCTAGGATCTAAGGTTAAAgttttaaagtctgtttcatTCTGACTGAATAAAATTTACTGCATTGAAACTGAAACAAGTGCTGTAAAAATTTTTTCACCCtccctcagtggcctgtgaCGCGGCCACGAGCCATTATAGCATCACATGAAGCTGATTATCCCTGTAATTCACCACGACCAAAACAACGCCGTCCTTTTTACGCAAATGACTGAAGCGTGATCCCACGGCCCATGTGGCTGGTCAGCACCTCTCTGGataactttttctgttttccactcTGTTTTTGTGAGTGGTTGCTGAAAAGAAGGCACAAAACGGTAAGTAGTGCTTTGGTGACAACGGATCAGCAGTTTacagaaaaaatgtaatgttaagATTGATATTGTGAATCTGAGGTGCAGGAGAGGCTCCTCCCAGGTGAATATCCAACCTTAAACTAACATAGTCTCTCTCGTTCATGTTGTACCTTTTTCCCGGTTTATAAAAATGGAAAGCCTTTCATTATTCAGTCCAGTGCATGTTCAGCAAATTACTTCTTTGTATTTCCACTGAAGGTCACTGCCACCTGTGTCCTATCCCGAGTTTCTACCCCAGTGAAAAGTAGTCTCACCTCCTTCAAATGGACAACGCAGGGATGAAAAGAGGAATTGTGGTATGTTCAACAGAAAGATCATTCAGTCAAAATGTCTAGTGCTGAATTCAGAAATGTGAGTCACATTTTTATAGTCTGACATTAACAGAGAAtggctatttttttttgtaattatttgctCAGCTGTTAGAGCTGTTGTAAGAAGATGGTGTGTTTGCTGTTCTCTGAATGAATTCCTTGAAGTCATTGTTCATTCAACAGTAAGCAGCTTTTAAAGAACCCTCaaggtttttatttattataaaaccTAGAAGCTAAAGTAAATAATGGCAAGTAAAGTAATGATAGCTTCCTGTTTAAACTCAAAGGTTACAGACGATAAGGGCTTACAGTCCCTGTGTATAGCCATATACTCGTCTATTCAACTGTAAATAATTCACATTTCTTTTGGATGCTGTGGCTACTTCCAACATCATTAGTACTACTCTCATATTATCTTTGCAGCTGCAATTACTTATCTGTTAAAGTTAAACCAAGCTTCCTATAGTAAAATTTCAAAATTACACAAAGAAATATTTGTAGCAGTCATAAATCCACCAGCCTTTCTAGTACTTCATCGGGACTTGTTCActaaaaatgaagaagaaaaaatgggACAGCTTCTCTGGGTCAAGAAAAATAGTGGTAGAGGTATTGGTGTGAAAAATCAGGTGTTCTCCAAAGATGTGGCCGATTTATGAGTGATAGTAAAAAGCAATGATGGAGGCATGCGCAGGCCGTCCAGAGGTGGATTTATGAAATCATGGATAAACCAACATTAATGTTAAACCAGCTGTTCCCTCTTTGGGTATCTGTCCTAGATAAAAGACGACTGGCCAGGATATAGCTTGGACCTGTTCACTTACCCTGAACACTACCATGAAGACATAGAGAGTGTTTACATCCCACATGGGGTCATCATGAACaggtaaaaatacacaaacacacctgaaaagtgatttatttattttttttttaatcctggtcattcatttttgtatttctgtggtTTCCCCTGCAGGGTTGAGCGTCTTGCCTGCTACATCAAGGACGACTTCGGGGACAACAACATCATGGTGCTATGCGTCCTAAAGGGAGGCTACAAGTTCTGTTCAGACCTGGTGGAGTTCATCAAGGTTCTCGGCCGCAACACCAACAAGTACCTGGAGACCCGGGTGGAGTTCATCCGCCTTAAGAGCTACCTAGTAGGTGGACTGCTTAGTGTACTAAAACATTACTACATCCTGTACAGAGATGATTGAAGATCACATATCAAGCACCTGACCTGCAATGTGACTGATCACAGTATAAGATTTATTTTAGTGGCCCATGCTCGGGTCCAACCAGGAACCTTTATTGCTTAACTTCATCCCCAGTTTTACTCCCTTTATTTCCCACTGATTCCTCCTTAAAATACTtacttaaaaaacatttatttagtgTTGAATTGATCAGTTGATTATTTGATTAGACATAAAATGAATGTCTATAATTCTTGTGTCATTTCACTCTAAAATCAAACTAGTGACTGTTGGGTGAGAAAGGGAGATTGTTAGAAGTAAATCAGATGTGTTTAATGTCCTTTCCAAAATGAATGACAGGTCTATCTATAGTGGACATGCTCCCTATAGCCCcacaataatacatttttatcattcaGTAGGGCTGCAGCGGGCTTTTGTCTCAGCCACCAGATGACACTGTTGTTCATGTTTAGTGAGGAGAGAGCTCATTGAGTCAGGACACCTCAAGGACGATTGATTGTGTGGCAACTGCAGAGCTCAGGTCATGAAAACACCAGACTGCTAATTGATGTCGTCGCTGCTGCCAAGAGAAACGGCTTATGACCCCGTCTAACACCTGGAATGTATAAACCGAGGAATTAACACTGGGAATGATCTCGTAATATTTACAATGATCTCACTTTGCAATTGTCACCACAGTCACTTATTATTCTGCAGTTTGTTTTGGCACACGGCTCCTCCAACATGATGTGATTtacatttctctgcatgtgGTCACATTCCTTCTCCGCTCTTACAGCACAGGGGAGGATTCAGTATTTCTACTTCCAGGATTGGCTTTCACAGAGGTTTAAGTAGCCGTTAGGACAGCCTAAATTGAATCATAGATTGTTTTTTGCCTTGCTGGGTCAGTTAAACTCCACCACAGTCATATTGTATCATGTAACATTTTCTTAAAAGGCAAACAAAGTAATATTTTTACAACCCAATAGGACAAAATTACCAAAATATACCCGCAGGGACGAAACAGGACTCATTCAGGACCAATACAACTGTATTTATCCCTGAACTGTACGCAACAACTTGCCACATAACCAATCACAAGCTATAAGCTTAAAAACTATATGTGCAATTggaaataaatacattgataaataaatggaaattataaaaaaagaagcaaaaaagtAATCATTAAATTTTGACGCTAACACACAACATGGTGGCGAGCAGCAGTCACTAATACACTAGAggacagtgtgtgagtgatgacGCTGTTAGTCAGTCTCCCAGGTAATGGTGGAGTCATGTGACCTGCCCCCAGGACTTTGTCCATGTCACTGC
Encoded here:
- the LOC139221161 gene encoding threonine synthase-like 1, which codes for MGLLNVNQLAVRTVRCYLNPFSTSKSWLSTKASLLGDRNILLMGPPGAGKTTVGRIVAHRLGLPVIDVDDDVLEKTWKVPVAAKLAAVGGERFLEEEGQALCNFSASGCVVSLTGSNPLHTAAMQHVKDSGLVIYLDVDSEDIVQRLTRMKVNRIVGQEVGVSMRDILLYRKQFYEKWLDVRVLCGTGDTVEEVVEKVLKAVERYQNHTAETYVSTRSDSVASSNQTTYFSDVVVEGLATDGGLYVPKNGFPNIDAREWLRLTGMSYPERALVLLEKCIHPLDVPPLDLRTMVFKAYGSNFSSEAVAPVKHLIHNQYVQELFHGPTASFKDLALQLMPQLFAYCLPPMCNFLILVATSGDTGSAVLSGFSRLSGTDRHSTGVLVFFPEDGVSEIQKLQMTSYREGNARAVSVLSDFDFCQRTIKRMFGESGLTGYLAAEYGTVLSTANSINWARLLPQVVYHASAYLDLCRDGVIKFGEPIDVCVPTGNFGNAMSAVYAKQMGIPIRKVICASNHNRIIRDFITTGEYDLRGRPLTPSHSPAIDILKSSNLERFIYHVSEGDGRLVKELFTRLDTQQHFQVLEPLLGRIQQEVLAGWCSEDDCLAAIHSLHAQTGYVMDTHTAVAKVVADRLQDRSCPVVLCSTAHCGKFAPAVFKALQIQNIPEDPVEQLKTLGSTACRPEMHRDVMKCLEERGRRGHSVCQADYSVLVEEVESMIQDSFLKVM
- the enkur gene encoding enkurin, encoding MSEVVYPPESLYNLIPKEEVYTEKTPRYMSKYRSTVVLEKKTAKDAMRTMGPVKVEVPSPDKYLKKHSKEPKLPEMTQRTREGRNRKPAVPTRSDNPTMGIHTKRDFIKTASAVPMKPQPICVDTRKGHKQLLGNSGLLPKYIKKRDYGEVPEYLQRAQKEYDSFVREQKEQGAMKHLSDEERQAVLESLKKNWDQLHHKYQGLSLVTDTMSKKSHKERLEVAMKQLESDINLIERFKTIYIPKN